Proteins encoded by one window of Candidatus Curtissbacteria bacterium:
- a CDS encoding type II toxin-antitoxin system HicB family antitoxin, translated as MLKRSEQVSEYELPVKINAQKDGGYVVTCPKWADCFAQGDTIEEAILEITAVAQSLIELYKEEELSIPLKPQKNKRVSNSLILPVIVAA; from the coding sequence ATGCTGAAACGTTCCGAACAAGTTTCTGAATACGAGCTACCCGTTAAAATCAACGCGCAAAAAGACGGCGGGTATGTTGTTACATGCCCAAAGTGGGCTGACTGCTTTGCTCAAGGGGACACCATTGAAGAAGCCATTTTAGAAATTACGGCTGTTGCTCAATCCCTTATCGAACTTTATAAAGAAGAAGAGCTTTCAATCCCTCTAAAACCTCAGAAAAATAAAAGAGTCAGCAACTCCTTAATTCTGCCTGTTATAGTGGCAGCATGA
- a CDS encoding type II toxin-antitoxin system HicA family toxin translates to MKKARKAGFVFRRNTGGTHEIWWNETKRKTCVIPHHHEIKQGTLKSIINQMGLSEEEFKDL, encoded by the coding sequence ATCAAAAAAGCTCGCAAAGCTGGCTTCGTTTTTCGTCGAAATACGGGCGGAACGCATGAAATTTGGTGGAACGAGACCAAGCGTAAAACTTGCGTTATTCCTCATCACCATGAAATCAAACAGGGAACCCTTAAAAGCATTATTAATCAAATGGGATTATCTGAAGAAGAATTTAAAGATCTTTAA
- a CDS encoding type II toxin-antitoxin system HicB family antitoxin gives MKNQKVKKVLKYTVVFEPAEEGGYVASVPALPGCLSQGESFEETTKMIKDAISGYLTVLKEKGQEIPKESEEVIISKVEVFQPSV, from the coding sequence ATGAAAAATCAAAAAGTCAAAAAAGTATTGAAATATACTGTTGTTTTTGAACCGGCAGAAGAAGGTGGTTATGTAGCGTCCGTGCCTGCTTTGCCTGGTTGTTTAAGTCAAGGCGAATCTTTTGAGGAAACAACAAAGATGATCAAGGACGCAATTTCCGGATACCTAACTGTTCTTAAAGAAAAGGGACAAGAAATTCCCAAAGAATCTGAAGAGGTAATCATCTCCAAAGTCGAAGTCTTTCAACCCAGTGTTTAA
- a CDS encoding type II toxin-antitoxin system HicA family toxin yields the protein MPNKVVKALKRGGFVEARQTGSHLILWHPDTKRIVSIPIHSKTLKKGLLSGIIKEANLTLEDFLKLLK from the coding sequence ATGCCTAACAAAGTTGTTAAGGCACTCAAAAGAGGTGGTTTTGTAGAAGCGAGACAAACAGGTAGCCATCTTATTTTGTGGCACCCCGATACCAAAAGAATAGTTTCTATTCCAATTCATAGCAAAACCCTTAAAAAGGGTCTACTTTCAGGGATCATTAAAGAGGCGAATTTAACCCTGGAAGATTTTCTCAAACTTCTCAAGTAA
- a CDS encoding tyrosine-type recombinase/integrase — protein sequence MKLKTEIIQRFLNAKRRIRLSPLTISRHADNLRYYRSWLRRKRITRKNNDRFIDYYQKGRMPATVNSAIATLKCFFRYLFDEGLIKEELFLYLKSMKDEPFSPILLSVSQINAIVDCPRVWSKYHSYIDRREYDFFFEFLGRCGLRRIEALRLRVQDVNFENNTFRVLGKGRKIRTLWIPKIMRGRLRSWLDERNAKPYDFVFATKEGAMASPQKYRDELKKRLALLGYDKSIHLHTFRHSFITESHKANIDTMKIMKAVGHTSFKTHNRYTHLVGEDLKDVFDENPINKIFPDADEITDEPLGIPYFLNPKEKQVN from the coding sequence ATGAAGTTAAAAACAGAAATAATACAAAGATTTTTAAATGCCAAAAGACGTATTAGGTTGTCCCCTCTCACTATTAGCAGGCACGCTGATAATCTACGATACTACCGCAGTTGGTTGAGACGGAAAAGAATAACGAGAAAAAATAACGATAGGTTTATCGATTATTATCAAAAAGGCCGTATGCCTGCCACAGTAAACTCCGCGATTGCCACATTAAAGTGTTTTTTTAGATACCTTTTTGACGAAGGACTTATTAAAGAAGAGTTGTTCTTGTACTTGAAATCAATGAAGGATGAACCTTTCTCGCCTATTCTTCTCTCTGTCAGTCAGATAAATGCAATCGTGGACTGCCCAAGAGTTTGGAGCAAGTATCACAGTTATATCGATAGAAGGGAGTATGATTTTTTCTTCGAGTTCCTTGGTAGATGCGGACTTAGGCGCATAGAAGCGTTGCGATTGAGGGTTCAGGATGTGAATTTTGAGAATAATACTTTTAGGGTCTTGGGTAAAGGGAGAAAAATCAGAACACTGTGGATTCCAAAAATAATGAGAGGAAGGCTAAGAAGTTGGCTTGATGAACGAAACGCTAAGCCTTATGACTTTGTTTTTGCTACGAAGGAAGGCGCTATGGCTTCCCCTCAAAAATATAGAGATGAACTTAAAAAAAGATTGGCTCTTTTGGGATATGACAAAAGTATCCACTTACACACGTTTAGGCATAGTTTCATTACAGAAAGCCACAAAGCAAATATAGATACTATGAAAATAATGAAGGCTGTGGGTCATACAAGTTTTAAAACCCATAACAGATATACACACTTGGTCGGGGAAGACTTAAAAGACGTTTTTGATGAAAACCCGATCAATAAAATTTTCCCGGATGCAGATGAAATAACAGACGAACCTTTAGGCATACCCTACTTTCTCAATCCGAAAGAAAAACAGGTGAATTGA
- a CDS encoding helix-turn-helix domain-containing protein, giving the protein MQVSAVSKKIGKRIRQIREDKSVTQEDLAGEAGLNRAYVGYIERGERNPSTDTLEKISKVLKVPLKDLFK; this is encoded by the coding sequence GTGCAAGTATCGGCAGTTTCTAAAAAAATAGGTAAAAGAATCAGGCAGATCCGGGAGGATAAAAGTGTCACGCAAGAAGATCTTGCCGGAGAGGCCGGCCTCAATAGGGCTTACGTAGGGTACATAGAGCGAGGGGAACGAAACCCATCAACGGATACTTTGGAAAAAATTTCTAAAGTGCTTAAAGTCCCTCTAAAAGATCTCTTTAAATAG
- a CDS encoding thermonuclease family protein, producing the protein MAVFFVILLMLTPIALVVGLIKPHLFLRLTAGSNSPRKRLSIFFGVLAIILFVLIGLTGESPNKVASDAETQNEESPVASPAQNELVEEKYKVTKVVDGDTIQVEGGKTIRYIGIDTPETSDPSKPVECYSKEATQKNRELVEGKEIRVEKDVSETDQYQRLLRYVFVGDVFVNEVLVKDGFAKATAYPPDTKKQDVFSKAQEDAKSNKSGLWGKCSTASPSPATGTSKVSPSPKPTATQKQPTTGTSTYTGGDKDCGDFSTHAEAQSFFVAQGGPSSDPHKLDQDHDGVACETLP; encoded by the coding sequence ATGGCCGTGTTTTTTGTGATACTCCTAATGCTTACGCCTATTGCTCTAGTAGTGGGCTTAATAAAGCCGCATTTATTTTTAAGACTTACCGCCGGAAGCAATAGCCCTAGAAAAAGACTCTCTATATTCTTTGGTGTTTTAGCGATTATTCTTTTCGTATTGATAGGTTTAACCGGTGAATCGCCTAACAAGGTTGCGTCTGATGCAGAAACCCAAAATGAAGAATCGCCAGTTGCTTCCCCCGCCCAAAACGAACTGGTTGAAGAAAAGTATAAAGTTACAAAAGTAGTTGACGGAGACACAATTCAAGTTGAGGGTGGTAAAACGATCAGATACATAGGCATAGATACGCCGGAGACCTCTGATCCAAGCAAGCCTGTCGAGTGCTACTCGAAGGAAGCGACCCAAAAGAATAGAGAATTAGTAGAAGGTAAGGAAATAAGGGTAGAAAAGGATGTTTCAGAAACTGACCAGTATCAAAGGCTTTTGCGTTACGTATTTGTTGGGGATGTTTTTGTAAACGAAGTTCTAGTTAAAGATGGCTTTGCCAAGGCAACTGCATATCCTCCTGACACTAAAAAGCAGGACGTATTTTCAAAGGCTCAAGAGGACGCTAAAAGCAATAAATCGGGCTTATGGGGAAAATGTTCAACTGCAAGCCCATCACCCGCCACCGGCACTTCAAAAGTTTCACCTAGTCCCAAGCCAACGGCAACTCAAAAGCAACCAACTACTGGAACATCAACTTATACAGGTGGCGATAAAGACTGCGGGGATTTTTCAACACACGCGGAAGCGCAGTCTTTCTTTGTCGCGCAAGGTGGCCCTTCAAGCGATCCTCACAAGTTAGACCAAGATCACGACGGCGTGGCTTGTGAAACACTACCCTGA
- a CDS encoding DUF1508 domain-containing protein, whose protein sequence is MMVRFEVFRDRAGYYRWRLVAANGEIVATGEGYDSKQGAARSAYRIKELAPIASVIEV, encoded by the coding sequence ATGATGGTAAGATTTGAAGTCTTCCGAGATAGGGCAGGATATTATCGTTGGCGGCTTGTTGCTGCGAACGGTGAGATTGTCGCTACTGGCGAGGGTTACGACTCTAAGCAGGGTGCGGCGAGATCCGCCTATCGTATCAAGGAACTTGCTCCAATCGCTTCTGTTATTGAGGTGTAA
- a CDS encoding SIR2 family protein, with protein MKFADTLLLTGAGYSANFGGFLGREMWSWIFNNSKLNNAGSLKRSLRNKFDFEAIYSEVFDERSNLPSHETEIFKEVVNEAYLAMDAVIQTGWDNLPIHHADATKFLGQFIESDGGTCFTLNQDLAMEKRFGWNTFGPLSIRYKGNWGSLDLNDLDSTDKVLPTADEIDKYKTEAENSSRRYIKLHGSLNWISQDGSDSKVIGINKMTTITKIPLLKWYFDLFKEAISTGDKRLVIIGYGFRDDHINSLLAEACEKNNLKLYIISPTDPVSFQEDLLYRGQGALRSEDPLRSKIWNGVYGYFPYKFSELFPSPQITSNPKLAEIHQALFSSFALN; from the coding sequence ATGAAATTCGCAGATACATTATTACTAACGGGTGCCGGTTATTCTGCAAACTTCGGCGGATTCTTAGGTAGAGAGATGTGGTCTTGGATTTTTAACAATTCCAAATTAAATAATGCCGGCAGTCTAAAGAGAAGTCTCCGCAACAAATTTGACTTTGAGGCTATTTATTCAGAAGTTTTTGACGAAAGAAGTAACCTACCTTCTCACGAGACGGAAATTTTTAAGGAAGTGGTAAATGAGGCTTATCTCGCTATGGACGCTGTAATTCAAACAGGATGGGACAACCTTCCCATACATCACGCAGATGCAACTAAGTTTTTAGGTCAATTTATAGAATCGGACGGAGGTACTTGTTTCACCCTAAATCAAGACCTTGCGATGGAGAAAAGATTTGGATGGAATACTTTTGGGCCGCTAAGCATAAGATATAAGGGCAATTGGGGCAGTTTAGATCTTAATGACCTAGATTCAACAGACAAGGTTTTACCTACGGCTGACGAAATTGATAAATACAAAACAGAAGCAGAAAACTCTAGTCGTCGGTACATTAAATTACACGGCTCTCTCAATTGGATAAGTCAGGATGGGAGTGATAGCAAGGTTATTGGAATCAATAAAATGACCACCATAACCAAAATCCCTCTTCTGAAGTGGTATTTCGACCTGTTTAAGGAAGCAATTTCTACCGGTGATAAAAGGTTGGTAATAATTGGATACGGCTTTCGAGACGACCACATAAATTCGCTCCTAGCAGAAGCCTGCGAGAAAAATAACCTCAAGTTGTATATCATTTCTCCAACCGACCCGGTTTCCTTTCAGGAAGATTTACTTTATAGAGGGCAGGGGGCTCTTAGGAGTGAAGACCCGCTTCGTTCTAAAATTTGGAACGGTGTTTATGGCTACTTTCCGTATAAATTCAGCGAATTATTTCCTAGCCCACAAATAACTTCGAATCCGAAACTAGCAGAAATTCACCAAGCGTTATTCTCATCCTTTGCGTTAAATTGA
- a CDS encoding tyrosine-type recombinase/integrase encodes MLSGRKRGRIAKKSQIDRFLVRFFDFYRYRGMSEKTIQRNWYNLRHFPDFIDCKHINKDTVRDYILHCKNIDSKSTNGLGEPKGLATASVNSIISSMKQFLKWLWLEEGFLDDDISHCIKSMRLPAFFPDLLTIAEIRTIIDCPREYDRWHNYLDRRYYDFFFELVACTGMRRSETVYLNAGDLDFEEMVIRIREAKFNKPRIIPMPVELGIRLQEWLENRNAKPEEPLFKSFHKDGRRIEAHTFINEMKTRAKILGIKKRVHLHLLRHCFITELIKAEAPALKVARIVGHASLNTTLKYTHLVVDDLKNVIESHPLNLKPVQIDKEPAQKTLHLRES; translated from the coding sequence ATGTTATCGGGCAGAAAAAGGGGCAGAATAGCGAAAAAATCACAAATCGATAGATTTTTGGTCAGATTCTTCGATTTTTACCGCTATCGTGGTATGAGTGAGAAGACAATCCAGCGAAATTGGTACAATTTGCGGCATTTCCCGGATTTTATAGACTGCAAGCATATAAACAAAGACACTGTTCGCGACTATATCCTCCATTGCAAAAACATTGACTCGAAGTCTACAAACGGACTTGGGGAACCTAAAGGGCTTGCTACGGCTTCTGTGAACTCCATAATCTCTTCAATGAAGCAGTTTTTGAAGTGGCTATGGCTTGAGGAAGGGTTTTTAGACGACGACATTTCGCACTGCATAAAGTCTATGAGATTACCGGCTTTTTTCCCTGATTTGCTAACAATTGCGGAAATCAGAACAATTATCGACTGCCCAAGAGAGTATGACAGATGGCACAATTACCTAGACAGGCGTTATTACGACTTTTTCTTTGAACTTGTCGCCTGCACGGGTATGAGACGGTCAGAAACCGTTTATTTAAACGCCGGAGACCTAGATTTTGAAGAAATGGTAATAAGAATTAGAGAGGCAAAATTTAATAAGCCGAGAATCATCCCAATGCCAGTTGAACTAGGAATTAGATTGCAAGAGTGGCTAGAAAACCGCAATGCAAAACCGGAAGAGCCTCTTTTTAAGTCCTTTCATAAAGACGGTAGAAGGATCGAGGCTCACACTTTTATCAATGAGATGAAGACTAGAGCAAAGATTCTTGGCATTAAAAAGCGAGTCCACTTGCACTTGCTTCGCCATTGTTTCATTACAGAGTTGATAAAGGCTGAAGCCCCGGCACTAAAAGTTGCTAGAATAGTAGGCCACGCAAGCCTGAATACAACTCTTAAATATACGCACCTTGTTGTTGATGATTTAAAAAATGTTATTGAATCCCACCCGTTAAACTTAAAACCTGTGCAAATAGACAAAGAGCCAGCACAAAAGACCCTTCATCTTCGAGAGTCTTAA